In Priestia megaterium NBRC 15308 = ATCC 14581, the following proteins share a genomic window:
- a CDS encoding STAS domain-containing protein: MGEKKNIDIGGLSFAWDLEKGQFSFEGEDAILFWITSAMKTLFDTIEEISGEEAASVVLETTGFRQGLVVGEYFQNMKGVTVFEAAELITNTYASAGWGKTTIKYLNPESKTLSAELKDSWEHKINVAQKKTKGGNFLPAHYAGIFTGLFGTNIWYKVIQHQIEGHECTTVEYFPSNIDITQNIHQLARRKEAQKIEHLQNIVAEKTAELKDLIKKLSSPIIPVLEGIVVVPLIGKYDEDRTEDLIVNTLNNLPKHQANYLVLDLTGLDKELTEYTASLIEKLGAAASLIGTKTILVGISADLGLVISKTHIDLSKYDCFQTLQHGIHYALAQSGRSIV; this comes from the coding sequence ATGGGTGAAAAAAAGAATATTGATATAGGTGGTCTTAGTTTTGCTTGGGATTTAGAAAAAGGCCAATTTAGCTTTGAGGGAGAAGATGCGATCCTTTTTTGGATTACTTCTGCGATGAAAACATTGTTTGACACAATCGAAGAAATATCTGGAGAAGAGGCAGCTTCTGTAGTACTGGAAACCACTGGTTTCCGACAGGGATTAGTAGTAGGAGAGTACTTTCAAAATATGAAAGGCGTAACGGTTTTTGAAGCGGCTGAGTTAATTACCAATACATACGCTTCGGCTGGATGGGGAAAAACTACTATCAAATATTTAAATCCTGAAAGTAAAACTCTATCTGCTGAATTAAAAGACAGTTGGGAACATAAAATTAACGTTGCGCAAAAGAAAACAAAGGGAGGAAATTTTCTTCCGGCCCATTATGCAGGGATTTTTACAGGACTATTTGGCACAAATATTTGGTACAAGGTGATTCAACATCAAATAGAAGGACATGAATGCACCACAGTAGAATACTTCCCTTCTAACATTGATATCACTCAAAATATTCATCAATTAGCGAGAAGAAAAGAAGCGCAGAAAATAGAACATTTGCAAAACATTGTAGCAGAAAAAACAGCAGAGTTAAAAGATCTTATTAAAAAGCTTTCTTCTCCTATTATTCCGGTTTTGGAAGGTATAGTCGTCGTTCCTTTGATTGGCAAATACGACGAGGATCGAACGGAAGATTTGATTGTCAATACATTAAATAACCTCCCAAAACACCAGGCTAATTATCTTGTGCTGGATTTAACCGGATTGGATAAAGAACTTACTGAATATACGGCAAGTCTTATTGAAAAATTAGGTGCAGCAGCGTCCCTGATTGGTACGAAAACAATTTTAGTAGGGATTTCTGCCGATTTAGGCTTAGTTATATCAAAGACCCATATTGATTTATCGAAATATGATTGTTTTCAAACATTGCAACACGGCATTCATTATGCATTGGCACAAAGCGGACGAAGCATCGTTTAA
- a CDS encoding SRPBCC family protein, giving the protein MNDKSVVEDVKQTIIFNAPIQKVWDKVASAEGLQQWFMPNDFQPQVGYEFHLQSPFGPSPCKVLEIDAPNYLSFSWDTDGWVVSFTLKEMGNQTEFTLIHSGWKEAETLLEKANEKSSVVRDRMSYGWISLVNEKLRKVVEN; this is encoded by the coding sequence ATGAATGATAAAAGTGTAGTAGAAGATGTAAAACAGACGATAATATTTAACGCGCCGATTCAAAAAGTTTGGGATAAAGTAGCAAGCGCAGAAGGGCTCCAACAATGGTTCATGCCTAATGATTTTCAGCCTCAGGTAGGATATGAATTTCATTTGCAATCGCCTTTTGGCCCATCTCCGTGTAAAGTATTAGAAATAGATGCACCAAACTATCTTTCTTTCTCTTGGGATACGGATGGATGGGTCGTTTCGTTTACCTTAAAAGAAATGGGTAATCAAACTGAATTTACGCTTATTCATAGCGGGTGGAAAGAAGCTGAAACACTTCTTGAAAAAGCAAACGAAAAGAGTTCAGTGGTACGAGATAGAATGAGCTACGGGTGGATTAGTCTCGTAAATGAAAAACTTCGAAAGGTTGTTGAAAACTAA
- a CDS encoding ArsR/SmtB family transcription factor, giving the protein MTSSAAKHDIFQAIADPTRRKVLELLSEKELPISEITSHFSISRTAIVKHLHILSEADLVHGQKKGREKVYCLQPEPLKEVQDWLSYYEQFWTNKLSILQHIVERDEERNQ; this is encoded by the coding sequence ATGACTTCATCAGCTGCCAAGCATGATATCTTTCAAGCCATTGCTGATCCTACTCGAAGAAAAGTACTTGAGCTGCTTTCTGAAAAAGAATTGCCTATATCAGAAATAACGTCTCATTTTTCAATAAGCCGTACCGCTATTGTCAAGCATCTTCATATACTTTCAGAAGCAGACTTAGTCCATGGACAGAAAAAAGGCAGAGAAAAAGTGTATTGTCTTCAACCAGAGCCTTTAAAAGAAGTACAAGATTGGCTTTCTTACTACGAGCAATTTTGGACGAACAAATTATCTATTCTTCAGCATATTGTTGAAAGA